The Melanotaenia boesemani isolate fMelBoe1 chromosome 17, fMelBoe1.pri, whole genome shotgun sequence genome segment GATGCAGATATATCCATAGCAACAGAAATGGTAAATGCAGTCACAGAGAGCAATGTTATTCTGAAACACACAGAGATTGGAGGTTCCCTATCCACATCCTGCAAAAGAGCATCATATGCCAAAAGAGAATTTAAAATTGTGGAACCTGTTGAGTTTGTTTTGAGTGAAGACAAGCAGTCAGTTGTCTACATACCTGTTCTTCAAATGCTCCAGGTAATGTTCAACAAAGAGGAAATCCTGAACAAGGCCCTTCAGGTTATCAGTGGTGATGTGCAAGGATTCAACACATTCAGGGATGGTTCATGTTTCAAAGATAATACTTTACTGATGGAGGAAAATTTTACCATTGCTTTGGGTCTCTACATAGATGACTTTGAAGTTGCAAATCCACTCGGAACATCCAGAAAGAAGCACAAAATATGTGCAGTATATTGGGTACTTGTAAATCTTGCACCAAGATTTCGCTCTTCTCTCAACTCAATACAGTTGGCTCTTCTTTGCAAGACAAATACTGTCAAGTCATGTGGATACTCAGAAGTTCTCAGGCCACTCCTTCACGATCTAGTACTTCTAGAAAAGCAAGGCATATATGTGGAGAAACTAGGATGTAGTGTGAGAGGAACCGTTTTGTTTGTTGCGGCAGATAATTTGGCAGCTCATTCATTGGGAGGATTCCAAGAAAGTTTTGTCTCTCATAAGATATGCCGCTTTTGCATGGCTACAAGGCAGGAAATACAAGATAAAGAAGTTAGTTCTGGTCACTTTTGcttcagaacaaaacaagaacatgaCCAGCAGGTGTCTGCAGTTCAGCAAGATGCCAACATGGCAAAGCAATATGGTGTGAAAAGCGCCTGTCCTCTCAGCGAACATTTGGAGCATTTTCATGTTGTGGGTGGTTTTCCCCCTGATATCCTCCATGATTTGCTTGAAGGTATTGTTCCTTCTGAGTTGTGCATTTGCATTCAGGacttgattaaaagaaaattcctTACACTGGAGATGCTCAATAGCGCTATAAAGGATTTTCCCTATGCACATTCAGACAAGACTAACCAGCCCCAGACAATATCAAAAACATTTCAAGCGAGAGGGACCATTGGAGGAAATGGTCATGAAAATTGGAGCCTGATCAGACTTATTCCCCTGTTAATTGGCCATTATATTCCAGAAGGAGATGAAACATGGGAAGTTATACTGTGCCTGAAAGATGTGGTTGAGTTAGTCATGTGTCCGAGGTTTACTGAGGAGATGCTCCACTATCTGGAGTTCAAGGTGTCAGAGCATAGGTCTTTGCTTAAAAAAGCATTCCCTGACTACAGGCTCAGACCAAAACACCATTACCTGGAGCACTAcccacatctgattcaagtacATGGACCCCTTGTCGATGTGTGGACAATGAGGTTTGAGGGGAAGCACAAATTTTTCAAGCGAGTCATTCGTGAAGCCCACAACTTCAGAAATGTTCCTCTGACTTTAGCTGATAGACATCAGAAGATGATGGCCTACCACTTAGAGTCTGCTTCATTTTTTAAACCAGCATTAGAACTGGATAAAGTAAAAAGCGTCCTGGTTTCTTCCCTCCCAGACAGTGTGCAGCAATATTTGTTGGCAAGATATTCATCTCAAAAGACAGTCCTTGCAGCAACATCTGTTTTCATAGAAGGGATTAAGTATGCAAGTGACATGTTAGTATCTGTTGGATCATGTGCAGGCCTTCCAGAGTTCAGGCAGATTCATCAGGTTTTGGTTGTGGAAACCAATGTTATGTTCATTTGTAGACAGATGTTTGCATGGTATCATGAACACCTCAGGTCTTATGAAGTCTGCAAAAGTAGCTCTAGTCTGCTTGTTACCCAGTTAAAGGACCTCAATGACAGTGTTCCCCTCAATGCCTACAGAGTGAAAGGCCAAGTCTTTGTTACTCTGAAACGTTACATTTTGtgctgatgcatttttattctttcagagTCATGCAGCAGTCTTGGCCAGTGAGAGTAATGGTTGGTGAAAATGACATTCGCAAGGTCATTTTCCAAGAAAAGCCCAATGATGTGGAAGAACTCATAAGTGAGTTGAAGAAACGGCTCAATCTGCCATACGACTTCATTCTTCACTATCAAGACCCAGATTTCAACAATGCTTTTTGCAACGTCTCGGATGTCACTGAACTGCCTACAAGACCAACACTGAAGATTATCTCGCTTGAAAATGTTATCCTCACATTGTGTCCAAGCAGCCCTTCATCTTCAGCATGTAACCTGTCTACAGCAAGTTCTTCTGACACCGACATTCTTCCACACCCTGAGAACACTTCACGTGACCCATGGCCTTCTACATTTGAGGTTCCATATTTCTCTGTGGATATTGAATATAGACTGAGACAGGGAAACCTTATTTACATGAGAGATGGAACACGCATGTCACTGACACGAGAcatgaaacatgacattttGCAGAAGCTAGCAGAGGAGATGTATAAATACACAGCTTATCCCCAAGATGAACATTTCACTATTGTTGCTGAGGCACTGATTGGCAAACACCCATGCCTTAAAGAGCCAGGATCCACCAGGGCTTGCAATGGCTGGAAGAACAGCCTAAAATTCAAAATGGGTAATCTCCGGGCAAAACTTCGTCATTGTGGAATGGCAGATGTGTCTGtcaacagtaataaaaaaaacaaacagaacccAGATGCAGAGCCATCAGGAAAAAATCTTAAGAGACCCAGGAGAAGTGAGACAAACTTCTTACCAAATTTTCCACAGGGTGAGGATGGATTAACACTTGAAAACTCGAGACAGATCatggaaaatgaaatgaagaaaaggtCCCCAAATCTACTCTATGTGAATCAACTCATGAGCCAAACGTTCTCATTGAGACGCAAAGAAATCGTAGAAGAGCAACCCTCTGTAAAGCAGATGTTGGAACGCTGGCCAGCTCTTTTTAGGAAACAACAGGTAAGCAAAGTAAATATGAGTACTACAAAGGGGCCACCCCATGCAATTTGTCTTTCAAGTTTGTCGTACTCTTCACTTTTGTACCCTATCTGTTATGTTTTGTCCTTAAAGGTTTTTGCTGAGTTCACCCGAGTAGCAAGTAGGGATCTAGAGCAAGACTTCTTTGAGTCTTTGGACCGCCACACCCCACGTTTCCTTGAGATCTTCAAGTCGAAGAAGGGAATCATTGGAACTACACTTTCAGAGATTCTTGGCCAAGTTGAAAAAAGGGTAAgtattcattttagtttttttttctaggggCAGGGAATTCTACACGTTCTTATGCTGCCTTCATGTGGAATGGGAAAGATGATCCTTTATACCTGTAAAGTGGAAATTACCAGTGCATTGTGTTCAAGTGCTGTTCGTGTTGTTGTGAAGATAAACATGGTggacaaaaagcaaacaataattaaattcttttttaaaatgacataagTTTAAATGGAGATACT includes the following:
- the LOC121656435 gene encoding uncharacterized protein LOC121656435 — its product is MVGENDIRKVIFQEKPNDVEELISELKKRLNLPYDFILHYQDPDFNNAFCNVSDVTELPTRPTLKIISLENVILTLCPSSPSSSACNLSTASSSDTDILPHPENTSRDPWPSTFEVPYFSVDIEYRLRQGNLIYMRDGTRMSLTRDMKHDILQKLAEEMYKYTAYPQDEHFTIVAEALIGKHPCLKEPGSTRACNGWKNSLKFKMGNLRAKLRHCGMADVSVNSNKKNKQNPDAEPSGKNLKRPRRSETNFLPNFPQGEDGLTLENSRQIMENEMKKRSPNLLYVNQLMSQTFSLRRKEIVEEQPSVKQMLERWPALFRKQQVFAEFTRVASRDLEQDFFESLDRHTPRFLEIFKSKKGIIGTTLSEILGQVEKRDSDTMADLSQVPVGILTVVPEASQQPDPNALHLEPSSIGIILEGTVVMDDIESHDQAVCLMFGLIYALHLDYPKPLKNTFDFIQRVLLSLGVGNLRPKLQSLKNALLL